The Amphiura filiformis chromosome 12, Afil_fr2py, whole genome shotgun sequence genome includes a region encoding these proteins:
- the LOC140165590 gene encoding uncharacterized protein → MANRRTANRVTILHKARQGLLALPVEDLLQPNPRQSRHNHPAAYKVTIVAIVFLLQASHVHGCKRVRKHKVPARGSLLNRVTTAAAKTSQERNTLQQQQSLSHGSIQDTSLSKERASATANKLQKLLNGSTREDAAQTYTESLPQRQQQQKQRRRKQRCDPNFPGCYARPAATPTSLSPSTTPSVLRSAISNGTSHTEVNNPGSYRRPTTERQQRCDPNFPGCYDRPVATPSSLSPATTPSALTPARSAMANGTSHTEANDPGTEMNTSGAYGSMNASNEANITNGNETFQIHFMCHNATPNSQQINNSSRNLVDWTRHFGECDKESVLQRTRGPLNDMSLCPWTYVENIDVNREPPSLMFARCECPHCVIDGTFSHTRGYRCTPVFMKMTVRRNGYHDIENVPVACVCSRPREL, encoded by the exons ATGGCCAACAGGAGAACCGCCAACAGAGTAACAATTCTTCACAAAGCAAGACAGGGCCTCCTGGCCCTACCGGTCGAAGACTTACTGCAACCAAACCCGCGTCAATCACGACACAATCACCCAGCTGCTTATAAA GTCACTATTGTGGCAATAGTATTCCTGCTTCAAGCTAGCCATGTACATGGCTGCAAAAGAGTAAGAAAACATAAAGTACCGGCCAGAGGTTCTCTTCTAAATCGTGTAACGACAGCAGCTGCCAAAACTTCACAAGAAAGAAATACTTTACAACAACAACAGTCACTATCTCATGGATCAATACAAGACACGAGCCTTTCAAAAGAAAGAGCATCTGCAACGGCAAATAAACTGCAAAAACTCCTGAATGGATCTACACGGGAAGATGCCGCGCAAACGTATACAGAGTCATTACCACAACGTCAGCAGCAGCAGAAGCAACGGCGACGAAAACAAAGATGTGACCCTAACTTTCCTGGATGCTACGCCAGACCGGCAGCAACACCAACCTCATTATCCCCATCAACAACACCATCTGTATTAAGGTCCGCGATTTCAAATGGGACATCACATACGGAAGTTAATAATCCGGGAAGTTATCGCAGACCAACAACAGAACGACAACAAAGGTGTGACCCTAACTTTCCTGGATGCTACGACAGACCGGTAGCAACACCATCCTCATTATCTCCAGCAACAACACCATCTGCATTAACCCCAGCAAGATCTGCGATGGCAAATGGGACATCACATACGGAAGCTAATGATCCGGGAACTGAAATGAATACATCCGGAGCCTATGGTAGTATGAATGCATCGAATGAG GCTAATATTACAAACGGAAATGAAACCTTCCAGATTCATTTCATGTGTCACAATGCAACTCCGAATTCGCAACAAATCAATAATTCTTCAAGAAATCTTGTAGACTGGACTCGGCATTTTGGAGAGTGTGATAAGGAGAGCGTTTTACAGAGGACACGAGGTCCACTGAATGACATGAGTCTGTGCCCGTGGACGTATGTGGAAAATATCGATGTAAACAG GGAACCTCCATCGCTGATGTTTGCGAGATGTGAGTGCCCGCATTGCGTCATCGATGGCACATTTTCTCACACTCGAGGATATAGATGCACACCCGTTTTCATGAAAATGACAGTTAGGAGAAATGG GTACCATGACATCGAGAACGTTCCAGTCGCTTGTGTGTGTTCCAGACCCCGCGAGTTATAG